The window CATGCTATAGTtaaaagtgtggcacctgcaagTACAACattcatcaacgtgcacgCTGAACATCTTTATCTTCAGGgcaaattataataaacaaaccaagAAAAGCTGCTTGTTTAAACGCATGTGGCTGCatattatgtttattgtttattctGTAAGTATCTTAAAGTGCACAACAACTCACTCGTTCTATTGcttttatcaacaaaattttcttttcccaATATTGAGCAAAAAACTCATCCAAAGTGCAAGCTGGTCCAAGCAGGGATTCGAGCAAAGACTGGGCTGAAGAGAAGTTAAGCGGACATTTAACTGCAGGAATTTCTGTCAGTAGCGAAGGGGAAGAGCTTGAGCTTCTTTTCTTGGTATCGTTGTTATCGTTTACGGTCCCCTTTCGCTTTTTGATGTTTCCCTTGGGCTCGAGGGGAGTGTCATCACCATTACGCATATTTTTTGTAAGTAAACCAATGTGATGCTTACTTTGtctaaaaacaatgaaaatatcaGCGTTCACATCAAACACAAATCTGTTTGCCAATCACGGGAATACATGCAAACATCTATGGTAGAATTACACTTATCAGTTATCACGTGTCTGAGGTCCACAATGTTGCGGTGATACAAAAACATTGAAGATAGAAATCTAAATTGCCACAAGTATCTGATCTATGACtgtgttttcgtttttttttactttaatttaaGAGTCTTAActttggtagcatttgaagtGCTTTAATGCAAAGATTTTTTCATTCGggataaaaaattatgatatcataTTTGGTTATATCATTGGTCATTCATTTAAGATTTAATTCatgcttaaaataaaaaaaatcatagTTATCCCTCCCTACGTTAaacaatgttattttttaactttacacttcattatttaatttattcttAGTTGTACTAGAAaccacaataaaaatattttaaccttgaaaagaaactaattttCTACGTCATTACGGTAAAATAAGTGATGCGTAACCTAGACAGAGCATTGTGGGGTTTCGTAGTTCTTTTCTATCTGAGGTCGGTACAGGGCACGTTGGAAAAATGTCGTTGGTATTACCGGAGAAATTTCAGCATATTTTGCGTATTATGAACACCAATATCGATGGTAAACGCAACATCATGTTTGCCTTGACCGCTATTAAGGGTGTGGGTCGCCGTTTTGCAAACTTGGTGTGCAAAAAAGCCGATGTTGATTTGACCAAACGCGCTGGAGAATTGACGGATGATGAAATCGATCGTGTAATTACGATAATGCAGAACCCACGCCAGTACAAAATTCCAGATTGGTTTCTTAATCGTCAGAAAGATGTCCGTGACGGTAAATTCAGCCAGGTTTTGTCTAACCAGCTTGACAACAAGCTTCGTGAAGATATTGAAAGGATGAAGAAAATTCGAGCCCACAGAGGTCTGCGTCACTACTGGGGTCTCAGAGTACGTGGTCAGCATACCAAGACCACTGGTCGCCGTGGTCGCACCGTTGGTGTGTCCAAGAAGAAGTAACACttctttattttcttattcACTTGATTGTAGTGAAACTGATGTGTGTGTGTGAAACTGACTGTTTCATTTGCTTATGTatgttttcaacattttatgcTGTTCGTAGTCACGTATATGCTGGTATCACCAAGTGGGTAAACTACTTCGCTGCATTTTTGCGTACATCTTGTGATTTGACTTGGCATTTTGTTGACGcaattgtttattgcaataCTTTACCGAATACTGTTGTAAATTACGTAGAATCTTGAATCAGTCATTTTAGCATATGCGCCAGTTTTActatttgttttgtgaatCACGTTTCAGACCTTATTTCTTACAAAATGTGGTAAAAGATTAAATTAGTTAACTTTGgcattacaagttgtgtgctgAAAAACAATGGCATTCTATTGCTCTGGGAAATTACTTAGGAGCagcataaaatttataaatcagGTAATTCATTCTCTTGTGTGcttaattttaaacattatatACAGTAACTTTTTTTCAACAAGAACTTCTATTGTGCCACACTAGAAAGCTTGCAGTGTGTGTCGGATTTATCAGCCGCTCGATTACAACCTAAACGGCACACTTTGGGCAAAAATTGCAGCACCCTCACGCACATTTTGATACACAGTCAGACCGACAGTCCTAGGTTGTAAAAGTTGCACATTTCcttgataaaaaaacaaagcaaccGCGCACTTGACAAGCTTTTTAGTCGAACTTCCTTATAATGCATTATCAATTAAAGTGCATGTCTTGAAATTGGTGCCCTATTTTATTTGAACTTGAGTGTCCTACTTGCAATGTAGGCAactataaatttgtttttacttttgcaggTAACATGCGCATCACGATCTTATGCGACAGAGGCATCATTTCCCCTGAAACCTTTTGATCTTCATAAACTTGAGGAGGGGCCCGCTACAGAAGCAACTGTCACAAAAGAAGATGCCATTAATTACTACACGTAAATCCCAACTAAACATGTTATAAgagtttttgataaaaaaataactggAGAGTAATTTTTGATGGAATAATGTACAGCTAGATTCTTCATTTGTTTTGATACGAAAACTCTGTGCACAAATGTACAAGTTATTACCTTACTGCTTTTTACATGTAATTTGAAATTTAGTAATGCattgtttttctattttcaCAGCCAGATGCAAATCATTCGGCGAATGGAACTCAAAGCTGACCAGTTATACAAGCAGAAAGTAATCCGAGGTTTCTGTCATCTATATGATGGACAAGTAATTAAGTTTTGATTGACTTTCATTTCAGTGTTGATCATTCCTTTGCTTCTTTACCAGCCACTGCTGCCCAATTCAACAAAGcttcattatattttttaaatacacCAACGTAATCGTGTTATTCCAGGAAGCTTGCTGTGTTGGTACTGAGGCTGCTTTAACTCCTGAAGATGATGTCATAACGGCATATCGGGCCCATGGATGGGCTTATATCAGAGGAGTTCCTGTCTCATCCATTCTTGCCGAGTTATTTGGTATGttacctgtataagtaattgTATTGTGGTCGAATGGAAGTATCACTATGCTTGGGCTTATGAGGTAATTTTATGAAACCTACCACAACCgttaaattttgcaaacaaaaataatctGAAAGTGAGGCATTGTGATGTACTGTAAATAAACAAGGCTGCCATGTATTTGACGCATGGTTATGTGCCTTAATAAGTTAGTACACTTAAAGAAAATGACCAACCTTACACCGTGTCAATATAAATCAGATTAATTCTTTACCATGATTAGTCATCTCCTCTTTATtgctttcttttctttttcatctCATGTCTTCTGAAAGTAAGGCATTGTGATGTACTGTAAACAAGGCTGCCATGTATTTGATGCATGGTTATGTGCCTTAAACAAAATGACCAACCTTACACCGTGTCAACAATCAGATTAATGCTTTACCAGGGTGAAAGTGCTTATTTTACCATGACTAGTAATCTCCTCTTTATTGCTTTCTTTTTCATCTCATGTCTTCTTAATCTCTGCCCAATATGTGCAGTTGGCAATGAGCATAGATTTGAAATGAAGTAAATTAATAGCTAAATAAAGGATTattcagttttgttttaattttggcTGTTATGTAAAATAGTATGAAACCTGTGCTTGCCTCAAACTGGTTCTGTAAAATACTAAACAGTTTTGGACATTCATGGGAAGAAATGTAGGCAAATCATGATTAAAATACATCATCGAAAAAATAGCAGCAGATGTAATATGTTGCATCTCactttttaatgtcaaaattgaaATTCAGTGCCACAAGTGTATTAGCAAAGTGACAAACATTTAATGgttaaattacaattttcGCTTGGTTTGTAGCACAGAGCTCACTGACGTTAAAAAACACATGACATTGATCAACCAGGTATCATTTCATGGCTTTTTTATTGCGTGCTATCTAAAGTTGAGTAAAATATTGCGACGCAATTAGAGCAATTGCTTGCCCAGTTAAAACATGTCAAATAGGGGTGTTGAAAAGGATTACATACTGCCTGCTCTTGTCATTCACCTTGGCAAGTTGTGAAAAAATATTCGGTGACCCCTGGTTTAATGGTTTGTGTTTAGAAACGCTGATTACCAGTtacattgtttaatttttgtccAATTTTGATGCTGTTTTCGTAAAAAATAGGTCGCAAATTGGGATGTGCCAAAGGTAAAGGGGGTTCCATGCATatgtataattataatttctATGGTGGGAATGGCATTGTTGGAGCCCAAGTACCCCTTGGAGCTGGAATTGCTTTTGCAAATCAGTACAAAAACAATGGCAGTGTCGCCATGGCCCTCTATGGTGATGGTGCTGCTAATCAGGTAAAAAGCCTTCTTTTTAATTGCATCTCGTTAAAGTGGAGCAGTTATGTAGCTTTAACTTCGTCCATATTGTTAACTTTAAGGGCCAACTTTTCGAATCCTTCAACATGGCTAAACTTTGGAACCTTCCTTGCATATTTGTTTGTGAGAACAACAGGTATGATCACCACAAATAGGATACCTACAGGACTACAccaattctttgttttcttaGACTCCcactaataaaacaaacacattgCTTATCAGATATGGTATGGGCACTGCTGTCCATCGTGCTTCAGCCAGCGTAGATTATTATACAAGAGGTGATTATGTGCCTGGTATTCGTGTGGATGGCATGGACATTTTGGCTGTCAGAGAAGCTGTCAAGTTTGCAAAGAAATATGTGCTGGAGAACGTgagatttttaatttgtaaattCCAACTTACTCGGAAAATTGTGATGTTATGAATTAGCAATACACCAATGATTGTTGTTATTAAGGCGTCTATTTTCAAATTAGGGCCCCGTCAACCTGGAGTTTGTCACATATCGCTACCACGGACACAGCATGAGTGACCCTGGAACAAGGTAGGTCAACACAGATATATTGCATTATATGGCTGCGGGATTTCAAGCAAAATGATTAATCAGAATCTGGCTACATCAAATGTTTATTCCGATTGTTACTGTCAGGgggatatatatttttattgtatataataattcaaataacttttcatTCAGTTATCGAACAAGAGATGAAGTAAAGGAGGTTCGTCAGAGTCTTGACCCAATTACAACGTTCAGGGACAAACTTCTGCAAGTGGACATGGTCAGTAAAGACGATATCAAGGTAATGAAAATGTATTCCATAAAAATGTTCTTTAAAACAATCGTTAGAAGCTACTTTCTTCATAAGAAATTATCTGAGTTAGCAAATTGAAAGTTTAAATACTTCAAATACAATATTAAAGAATTTTGAGATTTTTGACTGTATTGTGACAGATAGGATTACTTGGCAAATAATACATGAAAGAATTATACCCCATCCACTTGATGAAATTAACGTGTTATAAATGAAGCTATTAAAACACTCTTGCAGTAAGAAGGTTATAACTGAAGGGAAACTATAACTGAcgaaattaaattattatttaaaaggCTGCTCAGTCATTGCATGCTATAACCAAAAGGCACGTTCTTAGTCACAtctttcaaataatttttcagGCCATAGACGCACAAGCAAAACAACATGTGGAAGAGGAAACGGCAAAGGCACTCGCTTCAGCTGAGCCTGATTTCAAACAGCTGGCCAACGATATCTATATCACTGATAAACCGTTGTCGTTTAGATCATGTAATGCTTTCGAAAAGCTTCCTCACGAAGCTAATATAtagtttttttattggttcaaaattttatttacagtaaaaaagttcagatttttgtatttatgttGTTTCAAAATACACATTAATATTGCAAGCATTTTTGTGGCACTGCGCTAGGCACTGCTGCGGGTAGTCAGTagcaataatatttttaaaaagtagtttggtcccggtactttttgtgtaaaagatacGGATGCGAAGGCAATGTTTACCGCTATCATGCCGGGGCGATCAACGGTAGCTAAAATTACCACGTTAAAAGTAcacggtactgcccacctattgGCATGGGGCAGTTCAAATAAGTGGTTGAAAGCTCCCAACTAAAACATTGTAACAAATAATTTACACTGATTGTACAGAAGGTAAAAAGATGCAGATTCGCAATATACATTAGCAGATGAATTTTATTTATGCACTCTCAGAAACACTGCAACCCAGTTTCACTGCTGTAACTGCTGACTCACACCCAGAGATGTCGGTGTCATCTTCGCTGAATATTAGCAAATCCCTGAAAACagaataattaaataaaacttttcaaaacacACCTcctatttattatttatacaaGCCGCATTGTCTGTATTACCTTGATGACAATTTATTCCCACGTTTGAGGAAAGACTCCAATTTTCCACACGATGCCAGGATCAAGCCAAGGTATGGAGGTGAGGGGTGGAGCGGACGAGACAAAAATTCGGGATGAAATTGAACACCAACAAAATACGGGTGATCTGGGCAGGATTCAATAAACATCTTATTAAGTGCTACGTTGCAGATAAACTATTGGATATGAACTTCAATGTGCTATCTATCGAATTTAGTCAATAACATTTATCCATTTTCAACTAACCTTGAAGTTCCATAATTTCCATTCTTAATCCTTCGGTATCGTGCCCCACAAAGTTAAACcctttttcttcaaaatgatGAATAAAATCTGGGTTTACCTCGTAGCGATGTCGGTGTCTCTCATCGACGGAGTCCCGAGATCCGTTGTACAATTTTCCTGAAAGGTATCGGATTAAAATAGATTTAAAAGCTGGCACAAAATGCACAACATCAATCTTTTGATTTCATTTGACCAACTTTTTAGATCCCTTTAATAAACTTCATGACTTATACCACATGCCCAATAGTAACAATtatacaaagaaaacaacatcACATGACATGAAATCATTCCACACCATTAAAAACGGCTTTCATCATTCTTATCTGTAATGGACAACTTACGTAAAACtgaattttcagttttaaacaCGGTTCGTCTCTTTCCCAATCTCATGGTGCCACCCATATCTCCTCCATGGTGTTCAGGCATGTCGATGACAACAGGATACGGTGTGTCTGGATCATTTTCCGTTGAGTTTGCTCCTGCATGAATGTCAGCATTAAATCGTTCATGTTTAAAAACAGATCTAATTGGAAAATTTAGTACCAAAGTATCACATGTCACTACTACAATGCACATTTTCGTAAAAAACAGAGAACTGACTTCACACAACGACAAAATCTAAAACACTCTACCTTCCATGTTGAGAACATTACGAGCAAATTCAATCGTGGCAACTTGCAAACCGAGGCAAACACCAAGGAAAGGTTTTCTGTGAAGTCGAGACCACTCAACTGCCTTGATTTTGCCTTCAACACCACGGGAACCAAAACCACCAGGAACAAGGACACCACTAAATTTTATGGAATAAAATGCTTGAAAAATGTCCAGGAACTACAATATTTCTATCACTTAAAGTTATCGTTAATACGGTTAGCAGTAGTGGCTAGTCTATagtatatatgatatatagAGCACTTAATTTGCCTAAACAATTGGAGTGccagacaaaaaaataaaagcaaatacaTTTTGATGATGGTAATTAAGTAAATGTTGTTCCATgacaaaaactatttaaaactTTCCTCCCActagggttggattatccggataacggttaaccgattaaccgcagtttttttttctatctgatatccggatataatTCTGCCGGTTAACTGGctaaaagagtatcgttgctaatgcgttttacactttttagtaagtttgaacattctttgttacgtagaggctgactcccgctgagcgcaattaaacctttgttcacacttctattgtcttatactttcaactatGGTATTTGTAAAATGCACATCatgtcacaaagaaagcataatgaatgattcttTTAATAGAAGACTGCATTCTCATGGTAAGGTAAAGTCTGTCAAGTGTCAGTTGAAAAGCTTTGGCTACAACCTAGTTTGAAGTGACTAAATTTAAGAGATggaatttaaacgtttcaaaagtgaTAATCCAGTTTGGGGCTACTTTCTACGATCAAGAAATGGTGAGAGGGCAAAATGAGAAACCTGTGAAAACACGATTTCTTGTAAAGGtctcacttagcagttattatccggttaaccggttagataaattccaaatatacggatatatccgttatccggatagtaaaaattattgatatccgaactaaccctacCTCCCACTGATATTTATTTTGAGCTAAAATTTAAATctggttaaaataaaatgcccCCAAGgaaattgttgtaaaattcAAAGCAAACTCACAAAATGACAGAATTTTTCAAACATCACGTATTTGTAACACTCACTCAGACAAACATAATTTCTTCCATGCTTCATGATAGACAGCAGGCTGTTTGGCAAGCGTTTCGTCTTCCAAGTGTTCGGCTTCTATGATCTAACAATTGCAATGGCATTATATAAGTGACACGTTCTTACCCAATCagtctttttgttttaaaaatatatctCATCTTACTGTtaaattcaactttttgtgaACGGCCAGAGCTGAATGCCGCAGGGCTTTGATGACAGAAGCATAAGAATCCTCTAACTGAGTATATTTTCCGACTAATGCAATATTTACTGTTGTGTGTATTCTGTCAGTtctaacaaacaacaaaaaccatTAGCATCAGGTGAAGACGATTAAAGATTCATAAACATCAGTTTAAACGTCAAATGCTTACAAATCTGCAAGATTTTTCCACTGGTTAATCACAGAGTGCTTCAATTTGCCAGGCAAGCCAAGTCTCGTCATAAAGTAACTTGATATATTTTGTTGCTCAAGAAGAAATGGTACGTGGTATATTGAGTGGGCATCATGAACTGCTATGACCTAAATTTTCACATAACTTAAGcaaatgttaaaacaaaagaaacatgCTATTGCAacagcaaacattttttaatgaCATTTGCAATCTGTAGCTTCTTAACATGCTACAGAGGCCTCACTAACATATAGTtgttattaaatatttggTATTTTATGAATGAAATACATTACCAACCTGTTCTGGAGCAACATGGCAGAAATTagatattttttctttcaccGATGAGTGAATTGGAGAATGGCTTCTACAAATAATAAGATCAGGAGATAGGCCAAGACCCCTTAACTGTCTAACGCTGTGCTGcgttggttttgttttttgttcaccAGTGGCGGATGGCTGGAACAGAGAGAAAATGACAAGTTAGTTCACCACCATCACTTAGAGTTTACAAAATCGTATTTACAGACTGCAGTTGCcatttaatttgaaaaaatgagcAGCCAGGGAATATGTAACTAACTCTATTTACACATTATATAAACATATAACAGTATAATTGAGGAATATTCTTACTTGTGGCACAAGGCTAACGTGGATGTTGCAAAAGTTTTCAGGCTTAACTCTGAACTGGAATTGTCGGAACGCTTCTACAAAAGGCATCCCTTCAATGTCGCCAATTGTTCCACCCAACTAAAGTTAAGAATTAAAAATCTCTATCAAACATCTGCAAAGGGCACTTTAAAAAACACAAGGGCAACTGAATAAAACGAGTACAAAATTACGACgacaaaaaaatacaaaattataaagttttaaattatacAAGACGTAGTAGAAATGTATGGCAACTACATTTAAAGAGTATGCATAGCTGTGAGCCAATTTGGAAAACAACTGTGACAACATACTTACAattatacaatatacatatatacaatTTCCTATACAAAACAAAGCCTTGCCTCAATTATACAAACTTGCGGCTCTTCCTTGACTCCATTTACTGGTATTTTGGAAACTCGCTCCACCCATTCCATTATGGCATCGGTCACGTGAGGCACAACTGTTTGTACAAAATTGTGATAATATTCATGCTTGGGAAGTAAGTAACAAGATCATTTTGTTGCAATATAATGTTGCTATTTTTATTCAGTTTACAGTTTCCACaatagaaaaagaaaaaatctcTTTTACCTTGCACAGTTTTGCCCAAGTAGTCTCCTTTTCTTTCCTTGCTGATAACATGTTGATAGATTTTtcctttcaaaaaaaaattggtttttgGCAACGAAAAAAAGATGTTTGTATAAACGATAACTGTAGTAAATTTGATTTGATAATAAACTCATTCGTGCCCTTTCATGCAAAGTgaaatttaaaagcaattaaatATACTAAAATAGACACCGATGCAACCACCGTTTAGtgatatataaatatatatttatattttatttatatatatacatatatatatatatcaaaaTGTAGTTATAATATGTACCTGTTGTGATATTGTTGTCTCTATGGAGAGTGACATTTAGAAAGCGCTCGTAATTGCCAAGATCAAGATCTACTTCTCCACCATCATCCAGCACAAAAACTTCTCCTAGAAAGGATCgattttttttacataaaacaaatttttaccATAACGAACACTGATACGAAAGCAAACTTCTATTACCATGTTCGTAAGGAGAAAATGTTCCAGCATCAATGTTCAAATAAGgatcaatttttattgctgttACTTGGAGGCCGCATGCTTTTAAGATTGTTCCAATGCTACTTGATATCACACCTAAAtaataagcaaaattataaacCTGATAAATTATAGGCAAATATCCACgccataaaacaaaatcaatttaacCAAACAACTATATACAGGTTGTTATATGCAAGTATagataaaacatattttacctTTGCCTATTCCACTTATCACACCTCCGGACACGAGAAtgtatttcattttatctATAGCTGGAAAATTGAATTACTGTTGAATGAATGACGTGTCACACTTTACCCCTATTTTATACACAAATTCTGAAATTATCCCAacctttaaaaaatgaaaaggaACAATTATAGCATTTAGCTTGAAGACAatctcaaaaaaaatttaactgaaaCCGTGGCATGTGCACACATTAATTTTTGCCATTCGAAACTGAACATCAACttcaataaattaaacatataGATTTTGATCTTTGTGTGAGTGTTTACACTAATAGGATCAATGAAATAAAAGGCCTAGTTACACTAGACTGAAAAGAAGGTACAGTTGCCATGTTTTCTAGTTTCTACTACCGGTATGGTTCATATATCCACTGCATCACACTAAAGACAACAAAAAATCGCCAGTGTTAGATAAGACTTGGCTGTATTTCACAACAATGAAATATGTGCAGTTGTGCTGTGCGGATAGGGTAGCCTGGTAACGCGACTTTTTTATCGTAGGCAAGCTTAATTTAGTCCCAAACAGCCTAAGTGTGCGGATAGCAAAAAAAGGTTACCCTTATTTCCTAccgttgttttctttttgatgGAAAATCTTTCTACGGATTAACTGAGTCAACGTTCATTCGACTATAATCTGGTAATGTTTGAATGTTTTGAAACGCGTTCGGTCCAATCTCAGAAATAAGAGCCTATTTTAAACAGTCAGACAAGGTAGCCTACCGTTATAGCCTACGTGACTTCTGTAATCACCTGCACCACCTGTTCTTGTCAAAAAAGAGTACCTATAGGACTGGTCCATACttaaatattcaaaaaaaCAGTTCAAGATTTTATTtctgaaatgtttaaaactaaCAAGTTAACACGTGGATTTCGTAATTCCTTGCCAAAAGTCTAAGCTTCCAGTGCCAAGTTGCCAgatacaattttgaaaaggcGCGAAAGGCTAGTAAAGAAGCGCCAAACCTTTTCCAAAACGCGcctaaaattcaaaacaaaaggttCAGGCAAGCTAGTCTTAACGAATACATGAGTTTGTTGGTTGCAAACACAACAGTGTTGTTATCTTAGCTGgtttttaaatgataaaatcTTATAATAGAATTTTCTTTTGGAAAAACGTTATAAACTGAAacctaaaataaattaagaaaattatgGAGGCATTAAACAAATAACGATgttctttaaatatttatgcatttattcaaaaatattcTTAGGTATGCTTAAAAAGTCCACAATGAACCCATTTAGAGGAAACCTACAGCAACTATTGTAAGACGAAGTTTAGGGAAAGGGAAACACTGGGCAGCACTGGGCAAGCATGATGGATATGGGGAAACATCCAACAAGCAACTACGGCTCATTTTGCGCTGTTGGAGGAAGAATGAGACCCTTTAAACTTGCACAAATGCGGATCGCTCCGGGTTCAGTCGACATGTTCTAgccaatttttgtttttattctctTCAATTGCTTTGTTCAAGTAGCGCCACAAAAAGTATTTAATTAGGGGTGACGACTTTTTAGCGTCTTGCGACTTTTTATCATTCCTAACTCCTAACACACTGACACATCTATCTGTCTCGAAATtgaatttattgattttaaaCCGAAAGGCGCGTTTCCGGTAAAGTAAAGATTATCTGGGAGCGATCTATTTTCTATTCAGTTGTCAATTTCAGCAATTGCTGAAAAATTCGAACAGTTCTAGGCTACTACACATGCAGCAACAAGTTACCCCAGCAAAACAAAACGCGCTATAAGCAAGTAAGCACACTGGCGAAATTTACACTGGAGAGACGTCACATATCGGGATCTCTGCGATAACGTCGCGTTGTCTTTTTGGTCTACATATTCTCGGTGTACCAGTTAATTGTGGGTGTATTTATAGGCCATGCTGCCTAAAATGGAACAATGCCAGCAACAGAAAAAGGCAAAACTAATTACAACGCACTACACcgttaattaaattaatctATTTGTGTTA of the Clavelina lepadiformis chromosome 7, kaClaLepa1.1, whole genome shotgun sequence genome contains:
- the LOC143465013 gene encoding small ribosomal subunit protein uS13, with amino-acid sequence MSLVLPEKFQHILRIMNTNIDGKRNIMFALTAIKGVGRRFANLVCKKADVDLTKRAGELTDDEIDRVITIMQNPRQYKIPDWFLNRQKDVRDGKFSQVLSNQLDNKLREDIERMKKIRAHRGLRHYWGLRVRGQHTKTTGRRGRTVGVSKKK
- the LOC143465012 gene encoding pyruvate dehydrogenase E1 component subunit alpha, mitochondrial-like, with amino-acid sequence MAFYCSGKLLRSSIKFINQVTCASRSYATEASFPLKPFDLHKLEEGPATEATVTKEDAINYYTQMQIIRRMELKADQLYKQKVIRGFCHLYDGQEACCVGTEAALTPEDDVITAYRAHGWAYIRGVPVSSILAELFGRKLGCAKGKGGSMHMYNYNFYGGNGIVGAQVPLGAGIAFANQYKNNGSVAMALYGDGAANQGQLFESFNMAKLWNLPCIFVCENNRYGMGTAVHRASASVDYYTRGDYVPGIRVDGMDILAVREAVKFAKKYVLENGPVNLEFVTYRYHGHSMSDPGTSYRTRDEVKEVRQSLDPITTFRDKLLQVDMVSKDDIKAIDAQAKQHVEEETAKALASAEPDFKQLANDIYITDKPLSFRSCNAFEKLPHEANI
- the LOC143465009 gene encoding CTP synthase 1-like isoform X2 translates to MKWTNWKQANCFIAERVSKIPVNGVKEEPQVCIIELGGTIGDIEGMPFVEAFRQFQFRVKPENFCNIHVSLVPQPSATGEQKTKPTQHSVRQLRGLDLSPDLIICRRHSPIHTSVKEKISNFCHVAPEQVIAVHDAHSIYHVPFLLEQQNISSYFMTRLGLPGKLKHSVINQWKNLADLTDRIHTTVNIALVGKYTQLEDSYASVIKALRHSALAVHKKLNLTIIEAEHLEDETLAKQPAVYHEAWKKLCLSDGVLVPGGFGSRGVEGKIKAVEWSRLHRKPFLGVCLGLQVATIEFARNVLNMEGANSTENDPDTPYPVVIDMPEHHGGDMGGTMRLGKRRTVFKTENSVLRKLYNGSRDSVDERHRHRYEVNPDFIHHFEEKGFNFVGHDTEGLRMEIMELQDHPYFVGVQFHPEFLSRPLHPSPPYLGLILASCGKLESFLKRGNKLSSRDLLIFSEDDTDISGCESAVTAVKLGCSVSESA
- the LOC143465009 gene encoding CTP synthase 2-like isoform X1, whose translation is MKYILVSGGVISGIGKGVISSSIGTILKACGLQVTAIKIDPYLNIDAGTFSPYEHGEVFVLDDGGEVDLDLGNYERFLNVTLHRDNNITTGKIYQHVISKERKGDYLGKTVQVVPHVTDAIMEWVERVSKIPVNGVKEEPQVCIIELGGTIGDIEGMPFVEAFRQFQFRVKPENFCNIHVSLVPQPSATGEQKTKPTQHSVRQLRGLGLSPDLIICRSHSPIHSSVKEKISNFCHVAPEQVIAVHDAHSIYHVPFLLEQQNISSYFMTRLGLPGKLKHSVINQWKNLADLTDRIHTTVNIALVGKYTQLEDSYASVIKALRHSALAVHKKLNLTIIEAEHLEDETLAKQPAVYHEAWKKLCLSDGVLVPGGFGSRGVEGKIKAVEWSRLHRKPFLGVCLGLQVATIEFARNVLNMEGANSTENDPDTPYPVVIDMPEHHGGDMGGTMRLGKRRTVFKTENSVLRKLYNGSRDSVDERHRHRYEVNPDFIHHFEEKGFNFVGHDTEGLRMEIMELQDHPYFVGVQFHPEFLSRPLHPSPPYLGLILASCGKLESFLKRGNKLSSRDLLIFSEDDTDISGCESAVTAVKLGCSVSESA